Proteins encoded in a region of the Deefgea piscis genome:
- the ald gene encoding alanine dehydrogenase, whose amino-acid sequence MLIGIPKEIKNHEYRVGLTPSGVKELVKHGHQVLIQQYAGDAVGFTAHHYIGAGAQIVDSAQEIFQRAEMIIKVKEPQASEIAQLRPGQILFTYLHLAADPEQTQGLLASECIAIAYETVTDARGGLPLLAPMSEVAGRMSIQAGAHCLEKTQGGSGILLSGVPGVAPANVVVLGGGVVGINAARMALGLGANVSLFDVSLARLKELDAQFGPQLTTLFSTTDAIEVALASADLVIGAVLIPGAAAPKLISRQMLKLMKPGSVLVDVAIDQGGCFETSHATTHESPTYVIDNVIHYCVANMPGGVARTATLALTNATLPFALALANKGWQRALQDDSHLRNGLNICRGKLTYAAVARDLELDYTPSEQLLATLI is encoded by the coding sequence ATGTTGATCGGCATTCCGAAAGAAATTAAAAATCACGAATATCGTGTTGGCCTCACCCCAAGCGGGGTCAAAGAACTCGTCAAACACGGCCACCAAGTGTTAATTCAACAATATGCTGGCGACGCGGTGGGTTTTACCGCCCACCATTACATCGGCGCAGGCGCGCAGATCGTCGATTCGGCGCAAGAAATTTTCCAGCGCGCCGAGATGATTATCAAAGTTAAAGAGCCGCAAGCCAGTGAAATTGCCCAACTGCGGCCCGGGCAAATCCTGTTTACTTATCTGCACCTCGCCGCCGATCCGGAACAAACCCAAGGCTTGTTGGCCAGCGAATGCATTGCCATTGCCTATGAAACGGTCACCGATGCACGTGGTGGTTTGCCATTATTGGCGCCGATGTCCGAAGTCGCGGGGCGAATGTCGATCCAAGCTGGCGCACATTGCCTAGAAAAAACCCAAGGTGGCTCGGGGATTTTGCTCAGCGGCGTACCCGGCGTTGCGCCGGCAAATGTAGTCGTCTTAGGCGGTGGCGTGGTTGGTATCAATGCCGCCAGAATGGCGCTGGGTTTAGGCGCCAACGTGTCGCTATTTGATGTGTCTTTAGCGCGCCTTAAAGAGCTCGACGCTCAATTTGGCCCACAACTGACCACGCTGTTTTCAACCACCGACGCCATCGAAGTGGCACTGGCCAGTGCCGATTTAGTCATTGGTGCGGTGCTCATCCCTGGCGCTGCGGCACCAAAACTAATCTCGCGGCAAATGCTTAAGCTCATGAAACCGGGCTCGGTGTTAGTCGACGTGGCGATCGATCAAGGCGGCTGCTTTGAAACCTCACACGCCACCACGCATGAGTCACCAACGTATGTGATCGACAATGTGATTCATTACTGCGTGGCCAATATGCCCGGCGGCGTAGCGCGGACCGCCACCTTGGCGCTGACCAATGCCACCTTACCGTTTGCGCTGGCTTTGGCCAATAAAGGTTGGCAGCGCGCCTTGCAAGATGATTCGCATTTACGCAATGGCCTCAATATCTGCCGTGGCAAGCTCACTTATGCCGCGGTAGCGCGTGATTTGGAGCTGGATTACACCCCGAGTGAACAGCTCTTAGCCACATTGATTTAA
- a CDS encoding aldehyde dehydrogenase family protein gives MAKTQQDWSALAAQLQFEGRAFIDGAYCQTANTFPCINPATQQVLAAVSLCTDIEVNTAVRAARAAFNDQRWAGLAPAARKSILLRLAALIREHADTLALLETLDTGKPISDALAVDIAGSAYCMQWFAEAIDKVAGEVVPVAGNMLGMVTREPVGVVAAVVPWNFPLLMSSWKIAPALAMGNSVILKPSEKSPLTAIYIAALAKTAGLPDGVLQVLPGAAETGRLLAEHLDVDCITFTGSTAVGKAIMQAAAQSNLKRVWLELGGKSANIILADCADVSAAAAAAAGGIFYNQGEMCSAGSRVLVQRAIYSEFMAALQAAAKDYAPTNPLDPASKMGAIVDQIQYQKVLAWIDIGKQEAEWLGGGEAAHVATGWFITPAIFKASPSARIAREEIFGPVCTVIVFDTPDEAIAIANESEYGLAAAVWTRDLNTAHRMAKQLRAGTVWINCYDEGGDMNLPFGGYKQSGNGRDKSLHALEKYTELKSTLIKLS, from the coding sequence ATGGCAAAAACTCAACAAGATTGGTCGGCGCTTGCAGCGCAGTTACAGTTTGAAGGCCGCGCTTTTATTGATGGTGCGTATTGCCAAACCGCGAATACTTTTCCTTGTATTAATCCAGCCACGCAGCAGGTTTTGGCCGCCGTGAGCCTTTGTACGGACATTGAAGTGAATACGGCGGTGCGTGCGGCACGCGCGGCGTTTAATGATCAGCGTTGGGCGGGTTTGGCGCCTGCCGCGCGTAAAAGTATTTTGCTGCGCTTGGCCGCGTTGATTCGTGAGCACGCCGATACGTTGGCGCTGCTGGAAACCCTCGACACCGGCAAGCCGATTTCGGACGCGTTAGCGGTGGATATTGCTGGCAGTGCCTATTGCATGCAGTGGTTTGCCGAGGCGATTGATAAAGTCGCGGGTGAGGTGGTGCCTGTGGCGGGCAATATGCTGGGTATGGTGACGCGAGAGCCAGTGGGCGTGGTCGCTGCGGTGGTACCTTGGAATTTTCCACTTTTGATGAGCAGTTGGAAAATCGCCCCGGCTTTGGCCATGGGCAATTCGGTGATTTTAAAACCATCCGAAAAATCGCCACTAACGGCGATTTATATTGCGGCTTTAGCCAAAACAGCAGGACTGCCCGATGGCGTGTTGCAAGTGCTACCGGGCGCGGCTGAAACGGGGCGCTTATTGGCTGAGCATCTTGACGTGGATTGCATCACTTTCACCGGTTCAACGGCGGTGGGTAAAGCCATTATGCAGGCGGCAGCACAGAGTAATTTAAAGCGCGTTTGGCTCGAGTTGGGTGGTAAGTCAGCGAATATTATTTTGGCCGATTGCGCCGATGTGAGCGCTGCCGCCGCGGCCGCAGCGGGTGGGATTTTTTATAACCAAGGCGAAATGTGCTCCGCAGGCTCGCGGGTGTTGGTGCAAAGGGCGATTTATTCCGAGTTTATGGCGGCCTTGCAAGCCGCCGCTAAGGACTACGCCCCAACCAATCCACTCGACCCAGCCAGCAAAATGGGCGCCATCGTTGATCAGATCCAGTACCAAAAAGTGTTGGCTTGGATTGATATTGGTAAGCAAGAGGCCGAGTGGTTAGGTGGTGGCGAAGCGGCACATGTGGCAACGGGTTGGTTTATTACCCCGGCCATTTTTAAAGCCAGTCCCTCAGCGCGCATTGCGCGCGAAGAAATCTTTGGCCCAGTTTGTACGGTGATTGTGTTTGATACGCCAGATGAAGCGATTGCCATTGCCAATGAGAGTGAATATGGTTTGGCAGCCGCAGTATGGACGCGAGACTTAAATACCGCACACCGCATGGCTAAACAATTGCGTGCCGGAACGGTATGGATTAATTGCTACGACGAAGGCGGGGATATGAATCTGCCTTTTGGTGGCTATAAGCAATCGGGCAATGGCCGCGATAAATCGCTACACGCATTAGAAAAATACACCGAGTTGAAATCGACTTTGATTAAATTGTCTTAA
- the rstA gene encoding two-component system response regulator RstA yields the protein MSTRVLFVEDDAELAELIGGFLRSFEFTVEVLGDGLGVNDNVKANPPDLILLDIMLPGKDGLTICRELREFYTGPIVLLTSLNSDMNQILGFEIGATDYVVKTTPPSVLLARIRSHLRHAGSGSLLAAVPVQDQSRLNFGRLQIDARNRSAVYRGEQMGLSSSDFDLLWELASHAGEILSRDHLLKKLRGIEYDGLDRSMDVAISRLRKKLDDDPIDPRKIKTIRNKGYLFASDIWQDE from the coding sequence ATGAGTACCCGAGTATTATTTGTTGAAGACGACGCTGAATTGGCTGAATTGATTGGCGGTTTTTTGCGCTCGTTTGAGTTTACCGTCGAAGTACTCGGCGATGGTTTAGGGGTGAATGACAATGTGAAAGCCAATCCCCCAGATTTGATTTTGCTCGATATTATGTTGCCCGGCAAAGATGGTTTGACCATTTGCCGCGAACTGCGTGAATTTTATACTGGGCCGATTGTGCTGCTCACCTCGCTCAATAGCGATATGAATCAGATTTTGGGCTTTGAAATCGGCGCGACTGATTACGTGGTTAAAACCACGCCGCCTTCGGTGCTTTTAGCGCGGATTCGTTCCCATTTACGCCACGCCGGTAGTGGCAGTTTGCTGGCGGCAGTGCCGGTGCAAGATCAATCACGGCTTAACTTTGGTCGTTTACAAATTGATGCCCGCAATCGCAGCGCGGTGTATCGCGGCGAGCAAATGGGTTTGTCGAGCAGCGATTTTGATTTGCTGTGGGAATTGGCCAGCCACGCCGGCGAGATTTTAAGCCGTGATCATTTGCTGAAAAAACTGCGCGGTATTGAATACGATGGCCTGGATCGCAGTATGGATGTGGCGATTTCGCGCTTACGTAAAAAACTCGACGATGATCCGATTGATCCCCGCAAAATCAAAACTATCCGTAACAAAGGGTATTTGTTTGCGAGCGACATCTGGCAAGACGAGTAG
- a CDS encoding YbhB/YbcL family Raf kinase inhibitor-like protein: protein MKLIRTALFMAFSLHTAFAAEFQLTSQDIQANAPMTQKQEFNGFGCSGANISPQLSWKNAPAGTKSFAITVFDPDAPTGSGWWHWNVVNIPAQVQSIASGAVPAGALETRTDFGQSGYGGACPPVGDKAHRYIYTVWALDTEKLPVDANASGALVGFMLNQHQLAKAQLTATYQRSK from the coding sequence ATGAAACTCATTCGCACCGCTTTATTTATGGCCTTTAGTCTGCACACCGCCTTTGCCGCTGAGTTCCAACTCACTAGCCAAGACATCCAAGCCAATGCGCCGATGACTCAAAAGCAAGAATTCAATGGTTTTGGTTGCAGCGGTGCCAATATTTCACCGCAACTAAGCTGGAAAAATGCCCCAGCAGGCACCAAAAGCTTTGCCATTACCGTGTTTGATCCAGACGCACCAACGGGTAGCGGCTGGTGGCATTGGAATGTGGTCAATATCCCTGCCCAAGTGCAATCGATTGCCAGCGGCGCAGTACCTGCCGGCGCACTAGAAACGCGTACCGACTTTGGTCAAAGCGGCTACGGCGGCGCTTGCCCTCCGGTTGGCGATAAAGCCCACCGCTATATCTATACCGTCTGGGCGTTAGATACCGAAAAACTCCCAGTCGACGCCAATGCCAGCGGTGCTTTAGTGGGCTTTATGCTTAACCAACATCAACTGGCAAAAGCGCAACTGACTGCGACCTATCAGCGCAGCAAATAA
- a CDS encoding NAD(P)/FAD-dependent oxidoreductase yields MSQLKHAASYYAASAHPQPARPELNRDLDVDICIIGAGFTGLSAGLFLAEAGYNVVILEQAQIAWGASGRNGGQIVNSYSRDMDVIERQYGKATADALGAMAFTGNQIIRQRIAHYQIDCDLKNGGLFAALSHKQLGHLVAQKALWERYGHTQLEMLDKAAIGQAVASERYVGGLVDHSAGHIHPLNLALGEAAAFESLGGQIFEQSAVTQIQRGPRPCVQTAQGSVRCQFVIVACNAYLGDLVPELAAKTMPCGSQVVATEPLGALAEQLIPSNYCVEDCNFLLDYYRLSADRRLIYGGGVTYGARDLAHIEAVIVPNLRQTFPQLSHIQIDYAWTGNFCLTLSRLPQMGRLDSNLYYSQGCSGHGVTYTHLAGRLLAQAIQGHNSQFDAFAKLPHHPFPGGRLLRVPLTALGAWYYALRDQLGI; encoded by the coding sequence ATGAGTCAACTCAAGCACGCCGCCTCTTATTACGCCGCCAGCGCCCATCCACAGCCAGCAAGGCCTGAGCTCAACCGCGATTTAGACGTGGATATCTGCATTATTGGCGCCGGATTTACTGGGCTATCGGCCGGTCTATTTTTGGCTGAGGCGGGTTATAACGTGGTGATTTTGGAGCAAGCACAAATCGCTTGGGGGGCTTCGGGGCGCAATGGCGGGCAAATCGTGAATTCGTATTCGCGCGATATGGATGTGATTGAACGGCAATATGGCAAAGCCACCGCCGACGCTTTGGGCGCAATGGCGTTTACTGGCAATCAAATTATTCGCCAAAGAATCGCGCATTATCAAATCGATTGCGACCTTAAAAATGGCGGCCTGTTTGCCGCGCTCAGCCACAAACAACTGGGGCATCTGGTGGCACAAAAGGCGCTATGGGAGCGCTACGGCCATACCCAGCTAGAAATGCTAGATAAAGCCGCCATTGGCCAAGCCGTTGCCAGTGAGCGTTATGTTGGTGGCTTAGTCGACCATAGTGCTGGGCATATTCACCCGCTCAATCTGGCGCTCGGTGAAGCGGCGGCATTTGAATCCTTGGGCGGACAAATTTTTGAGCAATCGGCGGTCACGCAGATACAACGCGGGCCACGCCCTTGCGTACAAACAGCGCAGGGCTCGGTGCGGTGCCAATTTGTGATTGTGGCTTGCAATGCCTATTTGGGCGATTTAGTCCCTGAGCTGGCCGCCAAAACCATGCCTTGTGGCAGCCAAGTGGTTGCCACCGAGCCGCTGGGCGCACTGGCTGAGCAACTGATTCCCAGCAATTATTGCGTCGAAGATTGTAATTTTTTGCTGGATTATTATCGCTTAAGTGCCGATCGGCGCTTGATTTACGGCGGTGGCGTGACCTATGGCGCGCGCGACTTAGCGCATATTGAAGCGGTGATTGTGCCGAATTTACGCCAGACTTTTCCGCAGCTCAGCCATATTCAAATCGATTATGCGTGGACCGGTAATTTTTGTTTAACGCTTTCGCGCTTACCGCAAATGGGGCGACTAGACAGCAATCTGTATTACTCACAAGGCTGTAGCGGCCACGGCGTGACTTATACGCATTTGGCTGGGCGCTTATTGGCGCAAGCCATACAAGGCCATAACAGCCAATTTGATGCTTTTGCCAAACTGCCGCACCACCCTTTTCCTGGCGGGCGCTTATTGCGCGTACCGCTCACCGCACTGGGTGCTTGGTATTACGCTTTACGCGACCAACTCGGCATTTAG
- a CDS encoding gamma-glutamyl-gamma-aminobutyrate hydrolase family protein, giving the protein MGLPIIGIVCCRWRLESGHFYHLVGEKYLAAIAGTGGLPLLIPALGARDHAQILALVDGLLFTGSNSNIEPEHYGGTPLADDFNDAARDATTLPFIRAAIAAHIPILGLCRGAQEMNVAFGGSLHQQIQTLDQMLDHREPEGDIDTMYGFAHPIELVPSGLLHRLYGQQQAMVNSLHQQGVKQLGHGLVAEAIAPDGLIEAFRLADAPSFNLAVQWHPEWQYADNPLSMAIFNAFAAACQAHYQHKHFA; this is encoded by the coding sequence ATGGGTCTGCCCATCATTGGTATTGTTTGCTGTCGTTGGCGCTTAGAAAGTGGCCATTTTTATCATCTAGTCGGTGAAAAATATCTCGCCGCCATTGCCGGAACAGGTGGGCTGCCGCTGTTGATTCCCGCCTTAGGCGCTCGCGATCACGCGCAAATTTTGGCGCTCGTCGATGGGCTGCTGTTTACCGGTAGCAATAGCAATATTGAACCCGAGCATTATGGCGGCACGCCCTTAGCCGATGATTTTAATGACGCAGCACGCGACGCCACCACCCTGCCCTTTATTCGCGCCGCGATTGCGGCCCATATCCCCATTTTGGGCTTATGCCGTGGGGCGCAAGAAATGAATGTCGCTTTCGGTGGCAGCCTGCATCAACAAATTCAAACCCTGGATCAAATGCTCGATCACCGCGAACCCGAAGGTGATATCGACACCATGTATGGTTTTGCTCACCCCATCGAGCTGGTGCCTAGCGGCTTACTGCACCGCCTATATGGCCAGCAACAGGCGATGGTCAACTCGCTGCATCAACAAGGCGTCAAACAACTAGGGCATGGTTTAGTCGCCGAAGCGATTGCGCCAGACGGCTTAATCGAAGCATTTCGCTTGGCCGACGCGCCAAGCTTTAATCTGGCCGTGCAGTGGCATCCGGAATGGCAATACGCCGATAACCCCCTCTCGATGGCGATCTTTAACGCTTTTGCTGCCGCCTGCCAAGCGCATTACCAACATAAACATTTCGCTTAA
- a CDS encoding HugZ family pyridoxamine 5'-phosphate oxidase has product MTQSSALFSAALALLRQTQHGVLATQSLVLPGYPHASWLPLVLDEAGRIVLVMSRLAEHTQNVLLDEKVSFLVHEPSATLSGARLTILGDLQPVPDDPLLLARLARQNPQLASYLAMADFSVWRLWPRRARYIAGFGKMGWIEGDEWETAAQLSLADESALIQSTLLPEGCELIGVDWAGCDLRRNGQLERHILHCDRFDLAALRAAIDAVIRA; this is encoded by the coding sequence ATGACCCAATCATCGGCCTTGTTTTCAGCGGCGCTCGCCTTGTTACGGCAAACCCAGCATGGGGTATTGGCGACACAGTCGCTGGTGCTGCCCGGCTATCCACATGCTTCATGGCTACCGTTGGTCTTGGATGAGGCGGGCCGCATTGTGCTGGTGATGAGCCGTTTGGCCGAGCATACGCAGAATGTGTTATTGGATGAAAAAGTCAGCTTTTTAGTCCACGAGCCAAGCGCCACCTTATCCGGTGCTCGGTTGACGATTTTGGGTGATTTACAGCCGGTGCCGGATGATCCATTGCTGCTGGCGCGCTTGGCGCGGCAAAATCCGCAATTAGCGAGCTATTTAGCAATGGCTGATTTTTCGGTTTGGCGTTTATGGCCGCGCCGTGCGCGCTATATCGCCGGATTTGGCAAAATGGGTTGGATCGAAGGGGATGAATGGGAGACTGCAGCACAGCTGAGTTTGGCCGATGAGTCCGCACTGATTCAGAGTACCCTGCTACCCGAGGGGTGTGAATTGATTGGTGTTGATTGGGCTGGCTGTGATTTGCGCCGTAATGGACAGCTAGAACGGCATATTTTGCATTGCGATCGTTTCGATCTGGCTGCGCTGCGCGCGGCGATTGATGCTGTGATTCGGGCATAA
- a CDS encoding glutamine synthetase family protein produces MSLISEWLRERRITEVECVTPDFTGIARGKIVPREKFNEDDGMRLPQVVLVQTVTGEYADGITPSTDPDMVLIPDPNTIRLVPWAKDPVAQVIHDCFHFDGTPVELSPRYVLRRVLKLYEERGWEPVVAPEMEFYLVDINRDPDLPLQPPLGRTGRPETGRKAYSIDAVNEYDDLFEDVYDYCDAQGLQIDTLIHEVGACQMEINFLHGNALELADQIFLFKRTVREAAIRHQMYATFMAKPMEHEPGSAMHIHMSVVDKTSGKNIYSNDDGQPSTVFYQSIAGMQKYFPAVISLFAPFVNSYRRLTRYYAAPINVQWGFDNRTCGIRIPYSTPAARRIENRVPGVDCNPYLALAATLACAYLGIVEQLEPTEPLTGDAYSLPFAFARELEGAINQLAECAPIAEVLGEKFITAYCAVKQSEYIEYAKVISPWERKHLLLHV; encoded by the coding sequence ATGAGCTTAATTAGCGAATGGCTGCGTGAGCGGCGAATCACCGAAGTGGAATGCGTAACCCCTGACTTCACGGGCATTGCCCGTGGCAAAATCGTGCCGCGCGAAAAATTTAACGAAGACGACGGCATGCGCTTGCCGCAAGTGGTGCTGGTGCAAACGGTAACTGGTGAATACGCCGATGGCATCACCCCCAGTACCGATCCCGATATGGTACTGATTCCCGACCCCAACACCATTCGCCTAGTGCCTTGGGCCAAAGACCCAGTGGCGCAAGTGATTCATGATTGTTTTCATTTTGACGGTACCCCCGTTGAGCTATCGCCCCGCTATGTATTACGGCGGGTATTAAAGCTTTATGAAGAGCGCGGCTGGGAGCCGGTGGTTGCCCCCGAAATGGAATTTTATTTGGTCGATATCAATCGCGACCCCGATCTGCCCTTGCAACCACCGCTCGGGCGAACAGGCCGCCCCGAAACCGGACGCAAAGCGTATTCGATTGATGCGGTGAATGAATATGATGATTTATTCGAAGACGTGTATGACTATTGCGATGCACAAGGTTTGCAAATCGACACCTTGATTCACGAAGTCGGCGCTTGCCAAATGGAGATCAATTTCTTGCATGGCAACGCCTTAGAATTAGCCGATCAGATTTTCTTATTTAAACGCACGGTACGCGAAGCGGCGATTCGCCATCAAATGTATGCCACCTTTATGGCCAAACCAATGGAGCATGAGCCCGGCTCGGCCATGCATATTCATATGAGTGTGGTGGATAAAACCAGCGGTAAAAATATTTACTCCAATGACGATGGCCAACCGAGCACGGTGTTTTATCAATCCATCGCGGGCATGCAAAAATACTTTCCGGCAGTGATTTCGCTATTTGCGCCGTTTGTGAATAGCTATCGTCGGCTCACACGCTACTATGCCGCCCCGATTAATGTGCAATGGGGTTTTGATAACCGCACTTGCGGCATTCGCATTCCATATTCCACCCCTGCTGCACGGCGAATTGAAAACCGCGTGCCGGGGGTCGATTGCAATCCCTATTTGGCATTAGCGGCTACTTTGGCCTGCGCTTATTTGGGCATTGTCGAACAACTCGAACCGACTGAACCGCTCACGGGCGATGCATATAGTCTGCCGTTTGCATTTGCCCGAGAACTAGAGGGCGCGATCAACCAATTGGCAGAATGCGCACCGATTGCCGAGGTGCTCGGTGAAAAATTCATTACCGCGTATTGCGCGGTCAAACAATCGGAATACATCGAATACGCCAAAGTGATCAGCCCTTGGGAGCGTAAACATTTGCTACTGCATGTTTAA